A part of Streptomyces sp. NBC_01497 genomic DNA contains:
- the eno gene encoding phosphopyruvate hydratase, translated as MLVPSIDVVVAREILDSRGNPTVEVEVGLDDGSTGRAAVPSGASTGAFEALELRDGDQNRYQGKGVEKAVLAVIEQIGPELVGYDATEQRLIDQAMFDLDATPDKSSLGANAILGVSLAVAHAASEASDLPLFRYLGGPNAHLLPVPMMNILNGGAHADSNVDIQEFMIAPIGAESFSEALRWGAEVYHTLKKVLKSKGLSTGLGDEGGFAPNLESNRAALDLILEAVNEAGYVPGRDIAFALDVAASEFYKDGSYEFEGKTRSAEEMTAYYAELVDAYPLVSIEDPLHEEDWAGWKTITDQLGAKVQIVGDDLFVTNPERLARGIEEGAANALLVKVNQIGSLTETLDAVELAQRNGFKCMMSHRSGETEDVTIADLAVAVNCGQIKTGAPARSDRVAKYNQLLRIEEILDDAAVYAGRSAFPRFRGTES; from the coding sequence ATGCTCGTGCCGTCGATCGACGTCGTCGTAGCCCGGGAAATCCTCGACTCCCGAGGTAACCCCACCGTCGAGGTCGAGGTCGGCCTCGACGACGGCAGCACCGGCCGTGCTGCCGTCCCCTCCGGCGCCTCCACCGGCGCCTTCGAGGCCCTTGAGCTGCGGGACGGTGACCAGAACCGCTACCAGGGCAAGGGCGTGGAGAAGGCCGTGCTCGCGGTGATCGAGCAGATCGGCCCCGAGCTGGTCGGGTACGACGCCACCGAACAGCGCCTCATCGACCAGGCGATGTTCGACCTGGACGCGACCCCCGACAAGTCCTCGCTCGGCGCGAACGCCATCCTCGGCGTCTCGCTCGCCGTGGCGCACGCCGCGTCCGAGGCGTCCGACCTGCCCCTGTTCCGTTACCTCGGCGGCCCGAACGCGCACCTGCTGCCGGTGCCGATGATGAACATCCTGAACGGCGGCGCCCACGCCGACTCGAATGTCGACATTCAGGAATTCATGATCGCGCCGATCGGCGCGGAGTCCTTCTCCGAGGCGCTGCGCTGGGGTGCCGAGGTCTACCACACGCTGAAGAAGGTCCTGAAGAGCAAGGGCCTTTCGACGGGGCTCGGCGACGAGGGCGGCTTCGCGCCGAACCTGGAGTCGAACCGCGCCGCGCTCGACCTCATCCTGGAGGCCGTGAACGAGGCCGGCTACGTGCCGGGCCGCGACATCGCCTTCGCCCTGGACGTCGCCGCCTCCGAGTTCTACAAGGACGGCAGTTACGAGTTCGAGGGCAAGACCCGGTCCGCCGAGGAGATGACGGCGTACTACGCGGAGCTCGTCGACGCGTACCCGCTGGTCTCCATCGAGGACCCGCTGCACGAGGAGGACTGGGCCGGCTGGAAGACCATCACGGACCAGCTCGGCGCGAAGGTGCAGATCGTCGGTGACGACCTGTTCGTCACCAACCCCGAGCGCCTGGCCCGCGGCATCGAGGAGGGCGCGGCCAACGCCCTGCTGGTGAAGGTGAACCAGATCGGTTCGCTGACCGAGACACTGGACGCCGTCGAGCTGGCCCAGCGCAACGGCTTCAAGTGCATGATGTCGCACCGCTCGGGCGAGACCGAGGACGTCACCATCGCCGACCTGGCCGTCGCGGTGAACTGCGGTCAGATCAAGACCGGCGCCCCGGCCCGCTCGGACCGTGTCGCCAAGTACAACCAGCTGCTGCGCATCGAGGAGATCCTCGACGACGCCGCCGTGTACGCCGGACGCAGCGCGTTCCCGCGTTTCCGCGGCACGGAGAGCTGA
- a CDS encoding transglycosylase family protein, with protein sequence MLRSSKSHKHRRPSKAVRYAALAGVTGAVVAVPLLSATSASAASVSEWDQVASCESGGNWAINTGNGFYGGLQFTSSTWSAYGGTAYAAQANQASKSQQIAIGEKVLAGQGKGAWPVCGKGLSGPGGSGAAPSTSTSTQSAPAKQQSQPQASPARQRPAQPASRGSARPTVIKKGDGEYKVKGGDTLSTIASAHHVKGGWKKLFDLNKKIVTDADVIYPGQQLHLH encoded by the coding sequence ATGCTGCGTTCGAGCAAGTCCCACAAGCACCGTCGCCCGTCCAAGGCCGTCCGCTACGCCGCGCTCGCAGGCGTCACCGGCGCCGTCGTCGCGGTCCCGCTGCTGTCCGCCACGTCGGCCTCCGCCGCGTCCGTCTCCGAGTGGGACCAGGTCGCGAGTTGCGAGTCCGGCGGCAACTGGGCGATCAACACCGGCAACGGCTTCTACGGCGGCCTCCAGTTCACCAGCTCCACCTGGTCGGCGTACGGCGGCACCGCCTACGCGGCCCAGGCCAACCAGGCCTCGAAGTCCCAGCAGATCGCCATCGGCGAGAAGGTCCTCGCGGGCCAGGGCAAGGGCGCCTGGCCGGTGTGCGGCAAGGGCCTCTCGGGCCCCGGCGGCTCCGGTGCGGCCCCGAGCACCTCCACCTCCACACAGTCGGCCCCGGCCAAGCAGCAGAGCCAGCCGCAGGCGAGCCCGGCGCGGCAGCGCCCGGCCCAGCCCGCGAGCCGTGGCAGCGCCCGCCCCACCGTGATCAAGAAGGGTGACGGTGAGTACAAGGTCAAGGGCGGCGACACCCTGTCCACGATCGCCTCGGCGCACCACGTCAAGGGCGGCTGGAAGAAGCTGTTCGACCTGAACAAGAAGATCGTCACGGACGCCGACGTGATCTACCCGGGCCAGCAGCTGCACCTGCACTGA